In the Flavobacterium pallidum genome, one interval contains:
- the kdsA gene encoding 3-deoxy-8-phosphooctulonate synthase: MDLNNIPKIKHLDSGNFFLLAGPCAIEGEEMAMRIAERLITITDNLQIPYVFKGSFKKANRSRIDSFCGIGDEKALKILRKVSETFDVPTVTDIHTNEDAAMAAEYVDVLQIPAFLVRQTDLVVAAANTGKTVNLKKGQFMSPESMKHAVQKVLDCHNENVMVTDRGTMFGYQDMIVDYRGIPTMQQYATTVLDVTHSLQQPNQTAGVTGGRPDMIETVAKAGIAVGVDGIFIETHFDPANAKSDGANMLHLDYFEPLMQKLVAIRKTVNSF, from the coding sequence ATGGATTTAAACAATATCCCTAAAATCAAACATTTAGACAGTGGTAATTTCTTTCTTTTAGCGGGCCCATGCGCTATCGAAGGAGAAGAAATGGCGATGCGCATTGCCGAGCGCCTTATTACCATTACAGATAATCTACAGATTCCTTACGTTTTCAAAGGTTCTTTCAAAAAGGCAAATCGTTCCCGGATTGACAGTTTCTGCGGTATTGGGGATGAAAAGGCATTGAAGATATTGCGTAAGGTATCGGAAACTTTTGATGTCCCGACAGTAACCGACATCCATACGAATGAAGATGCTGCCATGGCTGCAGAATATGTGGATGTATTGCAGATTCCTGCGTTCCTGGTACGCCAGACGGATCTTGTTGTGGCTGCGGCAAACACCGGAAAAACAGTAAACCTCAAGAAAGGGCAATTTATGAGTCCGGAGAGCATGAAGCATGCGGTACAGAAGGTCTTGGACTGCCATAATGAAAACGTAATGGTGACCGACCGCGGAACGATGTTCGGGTACCAGGACATGATTGTCGATTACCGTGGTATCCCGACGATGCAGCAATATGCGACGACCGTACTGGACGTAACACATTCCTTACAACAGCCAAACCAGACGGCGGGTGTGACCGGCGGACGCCCCGACATGATTGAAACCGTGGCCAAAGCGGGAATCGCCGTAGGCGTTGACGGGATTTTTATCGAAACGCATTTTGACCCGGCAAATGCCAAAAGCGATGGGGCAAACATGCTCCACCTGGATTATTTCGAGCCACTGATGCAGAAGCTTGTGGCCATCCGCAAAACCGTGAATTCATTTTAA
- a CDS encoding T9SS-dependent choice-of-anchor J family protein: MPQTISDSNWTVDDYAQVSNIAVGSDYVFTCSIGATENYITVTDLSDNIIASGESPLTVNAIAADEVKLHYSDDAACAGSQGGHTTTLQIILTCPVPLNVMVTNILMTSADFIWEAGGAETAWEVLVLPEGSPSPGPSTSGTPVTTMSYTATALTQATDYVFYVRANCGSEFSPWTLATDFTTACNGISAFNESFDGVSTPDLPTCWNTIIRGAELSEYAQIGTENFEPVHSGPNAVRLDNSDSSGDYDLILVSPNLSNLGAGTHRIKFYASGFANLQVGTLDNFSDSAVFTPLEEVSITEDATQYTVDFSGYTGTDTYIGFRMNSTDIYTSIFIDDILWEQNPTCPDVTEITIPAIGTATATVSWVAGGSETAWQIAVGPTSVSDPNTLTPLASADVSKDITGLTDNTDYKVWVRSMCAGGTDAGAWIGPVTFTTACLPIANFYENFDSVNTPELPGCWTAILRGPTISDYATINTVDFDPIHSAPNSVEMYNSSSETAGADDIILVSPNLSTLGSGTHRMKFYAKNPGSLQVGTMDMNSNDGMFSIMEEITTTSQTAQYTVDFSSYSGSDTYVAIRLNNSDMYTSIELDDIKWEVNPSCPDVTDVTVPATTIDGATVNWIANGGEASWNIAVGPASTTDPDTLTFVTSTSETKDITGLTDNTDYKVWVRSVCAGNDNGAWIGPVSFTTACIATANFSENFDSTNTGDLPGCWTAILRGPSISEYANVGVVDWTEVHSNPNSVQLNNDNSDTTGDNDVILVSPNLSTLSLGTYRLKFYAKYTGNLQIGTMDSNTDSGVFNLVEEISTVDAVTEYKIDFSTYTGSDTYVAIRLNSGPYTSIFLDNIVWEISPTCPDVTEVMVNGVTTSTADVSWVSNGTESQWQTAYTLATVNDPTTATPASSSNQYATISGLTPATQYNVWVRSVCAGGTDLGAWIGPVQFSTLCEPVGLPFVEDFESATAPGLPICGNVVNLGAGNEWYVGDGENQAVDAGFTSKTLTYMYDFDNGANTWYFTGGMMLQAGVDYNISYRYGDNDVDTFTEDLKVMAGTSPSADDMSIDIANYSAINSGAAIQELITFTVPADGVYYFGFNAYSSANQYFIYVDDIHVDIALSTPGIENDKFSYYPNPVKNVLTLTNTKNITSVEVYNMIGQRLIVKNDNSTTSKVDMSALPNGSYVVKMTADGMTKTVKVLKQ, translated from the coding sequence ATGCCCCAGACTATATCGGATTCGAATTGGACAGTTGATGATTATGCACAAGTTTCCAACATTGCTGTTGGAAGCGATTATGTTTTTACCTGCTCGATTGGCGCTACTGAAAATTACATTACGGTGACGGACCTGTCGGACAATATTATCGCTTCGGGCGAATCACCATTGACGGTCAATGCTATTGCTGCTGACGAGGTGAAGCTCCATTATTCTGACGATGCTGCGTGTGCGGGAAGTCAGGGAGGGCACACCACAACGCTGCAAATCATCCTGACCTGCCCGGTTCCATTGAATGTGATGGTGACCAATATTTTGATGACCAGTGCCGATTTCATCTGGGAAGCCGGTGGCGCAGAAACTGCATGGGAAGTCCTGGTGCTGCCTGAAGGTTCGCCAAGCCCGGGGCCTTCAACTTCCGGAACACCCGTAACGACGATGTCTTACACTGCAACGGCATTGACACAGGCTACGGATTATGTGTTTTATGTGCGGGCGAACTGCGGTTCTGAATTCAGCCCGTGGACCCTGGCAACCGATTTCACCACCGCGTGTAATGGAATCAGTGCGTTTAATGAAAGTTTTGACGGCGTTTCGACTCCTGATTTGCCAACGTGCTGGAATACCATTATCAGAGGGGCTGAGTTGTCGGAATATGCGCAGATCGGTACTGAAAATTTTGAGCCGGTCCATTCGGGCCCAAATGCAGTCCGATTGGACAATTCAGATTCTTCAGGTGATTATGACCTGATTCTGGTTTCGCCCAACCTATCAAACCTTGGCGCCGGGACACACCGTATAAAATTTTATGCCAGTGGATTTGCCAACCTCCAGGTAGGAACCCTTGATAATTTCTCGGATTCGGCAGTATTTACACCGCTTGAAGAAGTTTCGATAACCGAGGATGCAACACAATACACGGTTGACTTTTCAGGTTATACAGGTACTGATACCTATATTGGCTTCAGGATGAATTCGACTGATATTTACACCAGTATTTTTATTGATGACATCCTTTGGGAACAAAACCCAACCTGCCCGGATGTTACCGAAATTACAATACCTGCAATTGGCACCGCAACAGCTACCGTAAGCTGGGTTGCCGGCGGTAGTGAAACGGCATGGCAGATTGCTGTAGGCCCTACATCGGTTAGTGACCCGAATACGCTTACACCACTGGCTTCCGCAGATGTGAGCAAGGACATCACAGGATTAACAGACAATACGGATTACAAAGTATGGGTACGCTCTATGTGTGCCGGTGGTACCGATGCCGGTGCATGGATCGGGCCTGTTACCTTTACGACAGCCTGTTTGCCGATTGCCAATTTCTATGAAAATTTTGACAGCGTAAACACGCCTGAATTGCCGGGATGCTGGACAGCCATCCTGAGAGGGCCGACGATTTCGGATTATGCAACCATCAATACGGTAGATTTTGATCCGATCCATTCTGCTCCGAATTCGGTGGAAATGTACAATTCAAGTTCTGAAACTGCAGGAGCTGATGACATCATATTGGTATCTCCAAACCTTTCTACTCTCGGAAGCGGTACACACCGTATGAAATTTTACGCCAAAAATCCCGGAAGCCTGCAGGTAGGTACTATGGATATGAATTCCAATGACGGCATGTTCAGCATCATGGAAGAGATAACCACTACGTCGCAGACGGCACAATACACTGTTGATTTCAGCTCCTATAGCGGCAGTGATACTTATGTAGCCATCCGTTTGAACAATTCAGATATGTATACTTCGATCGAGCTTGACGATATCAAATGGGAAGTCAATCCAAGTTGTCCTGACGTAACTGATGTAACTGTCCCTGCTACTACCATTGATGGCGCTACCGTAAACTGGATTGCCAACGGTGGGGAAGCGTCGTGGAATATTGCCGTAGGTCCTGCATCAACTACCGATCCGGACACGCTGACTTTCGTAACCTCAACTTCAGAAACCAAAGACATCACAGGTTTGACAGACAATACTGATTACAAAGTATGGGTAAGGTCGGTATGCGCCGGTAATGACAATGGCGCCTGGATCGGGCCGGTTTCATTTACGACCGCTTGTATTGCTACGGCCAATTTCTCTGAAAACTTTGATTCAACCAATACAGGCGACCTTCCGGGCTGCTGGACAGCGATCCTGAGAGGGCCGTCGATTTCAGAATATGCCAATGTTGGCGTAGTGGATTGGACAGAAGTACATTCAAATCCGAATTCGGTACAACTTAACAACGACAATTCGGACACTACCGGTGACAATGACGTGATATTGGTTTCTCCTAACCTTTCAACGCTTTCATTGGGTACATACCGTTTGAAATTCTATGCGAAATATACCGGGAATTTACAGATCGGTACGATGGATTCCAATACGGATTCCGGTGTTTTCAACCTTGTTGAAGAGATTAGCACTGTGGATGCTGTTACGGAATATAAAATTGATTTTTCTACCTACACAGGGTCTGACACCTATGTCGCCATACGTTTGAATTCAGGGCCTTACACGTCAATCTTCCTGGACAACATCGTTTGGGAAATTTCCCCGACCTGTCCTGATGTTACTGAAGTCATGGTAAATGGAGTAACCACATCCACAGCAGACGTATCCTGGGTATCTAACGGAACGGAATCACAGTGGCAGACTGCTTACACATTAGCTACTGTAAACGATCCTACGACCGCCACACCTGCTTCTTCCTCAAACCAATATGCTACCATTTCAGGACTTACACCTGCTACGCAATACAATGTGTGGGTACGTTCGGTTTGTGCCGGCGGTACAGATTTAGGGGCCTGGATCGGGCCTGTACAATTCAGCACACTTTGTGAGCCTGTCGGATTGCCTTTCGTTGAAGATTTTGAAAGCGCTACAGCACCAGGGCTGCCTATTTGCGGAAACGTTGTAAACTTAGGCGCAGGTAATGAATGGTATGTAGGAGACGGTGAAAATCAGGCTGTGGATGCAGGTTTTACCTCCAAAACACTGACATACATGTATGATTTCGATAACGGTGCCAATACATGGTATTTTACCGGCGGCATGATGTTGCAGGCAGGAGTTGATTATAATATTTCTTACAGATACGGTGACAATGATGTTGATACTTTCACTGAAGACCTAAAAGTGATGGCAGGAACATCGCCTTCAGCAGATGACATGTCTATTGATATTGCGAACTACAGTGCTATCAATTCCGGTGCTGCGATTCAGGAACTCATCACTTTCACTGTGCCTGCAGATGGCGTTTATTATTTTGGATTCAATGCGTATTCATCTGCCAATCAATACTTTATTTATGTAGATGATATCCATGTTGATATTGCATTGTCAACCCCTGGCATCGAAAATGACAAATTCAGCTATTATCCAAACCCTGTCAAAAACGTGTTGACATTAACCAATACGAAAAACATCACTTCCGTAGAAGTGTACAACATGATCGGGCAAAGACTGATTGTCAAGAACGACAACAGTACGACTTCGAAAGTGGACATGTCTGCCTTGCCAAACGGCAGCTATGTAGTCAAAATGACTGCAGACGGCATGACCAAAACCGTGAAGGTACTCAAACAATAA
- a CDS encoding M43 family zinc metalloprotease, with translation MKKYLLLLLLLTASFMYAQREKQPYCITDVIMEKSIKEHPEIKERIAAMNRKVAESDKRALMRSGSEMITIPVVVYILHAGVNNPENISDPQVQSQMSALNMYFNPYGIQFCLATRGNNTASIPLKNTSTDVQNTPGIIHVLAPTLIDHDYTPANAKALMNTAHPSISEDKYLRIWVVRNITVEGVQGTVGGYSMFPGNEFQGAVMDYNFFGNISTCSGCDLRANYDQGKILVHEVGHYLGLQHTFFESCSGMNATTCSYEGDFVCDTPPVQSPNWGCVVGTNSCNESPDLPDNIHNYMDYGNSACLYEFTPGQVTRMKSILVNYRSTLFSNDNLIATGTCGFEGLISATFTADKYAICHNNAIQFSGIYQDDVSYSWDFGDGNTGSGQNISHTYTTGSTTPYTVTLTVTDNTKTDTFSDIVWVTQCAQLQKPDAYWYLGYSHGLNFASGVPSYDTGFPVNHPEVYNASSQSSTTGSLLFYCNENTVWDSNHALVSNGLFPNAYYSTTNLIIPKPGNSSKYYIFTLGGNTSTGELDGLRRNTINANGSNISAGTLREAITIPIGQSYDIATDGAIRGAIGLTAIEKCDGYWILALLKKSNSYYITVYSLSNAATNDMTYIGAEALPVGNSYPGELKFSPNGNKLLYFSSGATNSLYKMFLYDFDKNSGALSNRFEIIAEQPSVSVGPVSGVSFSTDSKLLYIINNSADSIVQYNLNDMGMNTSRRTVGKFSPLIDAKDMQLGPDGKIYVSRTSTQELYTIHRPNALATSDNTNACYFSYHGPNTTPVGSNSNRHLPNPLDARAASVYDPTEKISVYATPGDCNRYKFFPNICATGFKWEFKNVTTNQVVYSPIVNTPTYSFSITGNYVITLKDSNDQPIASTNLAISALSQPIVLGSTTTCTADPNSMTNNSIHLQPGETAAWSITSGAGTFQSSPNNAEVSIHWTTLPATLSVTITNSNGCTATNTKNITSSCVTVGANNTVYATALQTDGKIVFGGDFTAYSGTTTNRLGRLKSDMTYDSAFNSGSGPNNSVKTLAMQADGKIVIGGNFTSYNGISKNGVARINPNGSLETAFTANLNSGGYINAIAIQTDGKIIIGGKFTSCNGTARINIVRLNTNGTVDTSFSSGFNNISGQEVNCIAIQPNGRIVVGGSFVGYSGNNNVKRIVRLTTNGALDSSFVLTDLFFTGSGSPDPSPVVNALKVLSNGKIMLTGTFTTYNQRNCFLRIMSDGTIDPQWGEGIPIISSSFGTGIKCFGIQNDKAIIGGGFQKITSIYHRRRIARLDVTTEPVLDTSFNPGEGFGPMDESLASVIYSITLQPDGKIICAGKFTDYNGIVVNNITRIDNVNSGSINRPAPQEPETEIDFTNIDKDSFDYYPNPVENVLTLTNTKNITSVEVYNMIGQRLIVKNDNSTTSKVDMSALPNGSYVVKMTADGMTKTVKVLKQ, from the coding sequence ATGAAGAAATATCTTCTTTTATTACTGTTGCTCACAGCATCGTTTATGTATGCACAGAGAGAAAAACAACCCTATTGCATCACTGATGTAATTATGGAAAAATCCATTAAGGAACATCCTGAAATAAAAGAAAGGATTGCTGCAATGAACCGCAAAGTTGCTGAATCAGACAAAAGAGCCTTAATGCGTTCCGGTTCTGAAATGATAACAATACCGGTAGTAGTTTACATTTTGCATGCCGGCGTTAATAATCCTGAAAATATTTCTGATCCCCAAGTGCAAAGTCAAATGTCTGCACTGAATATGTACTTTAATCCATATGGCATTCAATTCTGCCTGGCTACCCGCGGTAATAATACGGCCAGCATCCCGCTGAAAAATACCTCAACAGATGTACAGAACACCCCAGGAATTATTCATGTGCTGGCACCCACACTGATTGATCATGACTATACCCCGGCAAATGCGAAAGCACTTATGAACACTGCACATCCATCAATATCCGAAGACAAATATCTGCGGATCTGGGTCGTCAGAAATATTACCGTGGAAGGCGTGCAGGGGACGGTAGGCGGTTATTCGATGTTCCCAGGTAATGAATTCCAGGGTGCTGTGATGGATTATAACTTTTTTGGGAATATCAGTACCTGTTCCGGATGCGATTTGAGAGCCAATTACGACCAGGGCAAAATCCTTGTCCATGAGGTTGGACATTACCTGGGGCTTCAGCATACTTTCTTCGAAAGCTGCTCCGGAATGAATGCGACAACCTGCAGCTATGAAGGCGATTTTGTATGCGACACACCACCGGTACAGTCCCCCAACTGGGGATGTGTTGTGGGTACTAATTCCTGTAATGAGTCGCCCGATTTACCCGATAATATCCACAATTATATGGATTATGGCAACAGTGCGTGCCTGTATGAATTTACGCCCGGGCAGGTCACCCGTATGAAATCCATACTCGTAAATTACAGGTCAACCCTATTTTCCAATGACAACCTGATTGCCACAGGTACCTGTGGTTTTGAAGGATTAATATCGGCAACCTTTACAGCTGATAAATATGCCATCTGCCATAACAATGCCATACAGTTTAGCGGAATTTATCAGGACGATGTTTCGTATTCATGGGACTTTGGCGATGGCAATACCGGTTCAGGGCAGAATATCTCACATACCTATACGACTGGTTCGACCACACCCTATACCGTTACACTAACAGTAACCGATAATACAAAAACCGACACCTTTAGCGATATAGTATGGGTAACGCAATGTGCTCAATTACAAAAGCCAGATGCTTATTGGTATCTTGGCTATAGCCATGGATTAAATTTCGCATCAGGTGTTCCTTCATACGATACTGGCTTTCCCGTAAATCATCCGGAAGTTTACAATGCAAGCTCACAATCCAGCACAACAGGCAGCCTCTTGTTTTATTGTAATGAAAATACTGTATGGGACAGCAATCATGCATTGGTTTCAAATGGACTTTTCCCGAATGCCTATTATTCCACTACGAATTTAATTATCCCTAAGCCAGGTAATTCTTCAAAATATTACATTTTTACACTTGGTGGAAACACAAGTACAGGAGAATTGGATGGATTGAGGAGAAATACAATTAATGCTAACGGAAGCAATATCTCCGCCGGTACGCTCAGGGAAGCCATAACCATCCCTATAGGACAGTCATATGATATCGCAACAGATGGAGCCATTAGAGGGGCGATAGGCCTTACAGCAATTGAAAAATGCGACGGATATTGGATATTGGCATTGCTTAAGAAATCAAATAGTTATTATATCACTGTTTATTCCTTAAGCAACGCAGCTACGAATGACATGACCTACATAGGTGCAGAAGCGCTTCCTGTAGGTAACTCCTATCCGGGGGAATTGAAGTTTTCACCAAACGGCAACAAACTATTGTATTTTTCATCAGGAGCGACCAATAGTTTATATAAAATGTTTCTCTATGATTTTGACAAAAACAGCGGTGCATTGTCCAATCGTTTCGAAATCATAGCCGAGCAACCGTCAGTTTCGGTAGGCCCTGTTTCAGGCGTTTCGTTCAGCACTGATTCCAAATTACTATATATAATTAACAATTCGGCAGATAGTATTGTGCAATATAATCTCAATGATATGGGTATGAATACTTCCAGACGTACTGTAGGGAAATTTTCACCTCTAATTGATGCTAAGGACATGCAGCTTGGTCCGGATGGCAAGATATATGTATCACGGACTAGTACACAGGAGCTTTATACGATCCACCGCCCTAATGCTTTAGCAACATCCGATAATACGAATGCCTGCTATTTTTCCTATCATGGGCCTAATACTACTCCTGTTGGCTCCAACTCCAACCGGCACCTACCAAACCCTCTTGATGCCAGGGCTGCGTCTGTTTATGATCCTACAGAAAAAATAAGCGTATATGCCACGCCTGGTGATTGTAACCGTTACAAATTTTTCCCGAATATTTGCGCTACCGGCTTCAAATGGGAGTTCAAAAATGTAACAACAAACCAGGTGGTATACAGCCCTATTGTAAATACACCGACTTACAGTTTCAGTATAACTGGAAATTATGTTATTACCTTAAAGGACAGTAATGATCAGCCTATCGCAAGTACCAACCTGGCTATAAGCGCCCTGTCTCAGCCAATAGTGTTGGGAAGTACCACGACCTGCACAGCTGACCCAAACAGCATGACCAATAATTCCATACATCTTCAGCCCGGCGAAACGGCAGCGTGGAGCATCACTTCCGGGGCAGGTACATTTCAAAGTTCTCCAAACAATGCAGAGGTTTCCATACATTGGACTACGTTGCCTGCAACTTTATCAGTAACGATAACAAACTCCAATGGCTGCACTGCAACCAATACAAAAAATATCACATCGTCCTGTGTGACTGTTGGAGCGAACAACACAGTATATGCCACTGCGTTGCAAACTGATGGAAAAATAGTTTTTGGCGGTGATTTTACGGCCTATAGCGGAACCACTACAAACAGGCTTGGAAGGCTTAAATCAGACATGACTTATGACTCCGCTTTCAATTCAGGAAGCGGCCCTAATAATAGTGTAAAGACACTCGCAATGCAAGCTGACGGAAAAATTGTTATCGGTGGAAATTTTACATCTTACAACGGAATTTCAAAAAATGGGGTTGCCCGTATTAATCCCAACGGCTCTCTTGAAACAGCCTTTACTGCCAATCTAAACAGTGGCGGATATATAAATGCCATAGCCATTCAGACTGATGGGAAGATTATTATTGGAGGTAAATTCACCAGTTGTAATGGTACGGCAAGAATTAATATTGTAAGACTAAATACAAACGGTACCGTCGATACTAGTTTTTCTTCGGGTTTTAATAACATCTCGGGGCAAGAGGTAAATTGCATTGCAATCCAGCCTAACGGCCGAATTGTAGTTGGTGGATCATTTGTTGGTTATAGTGGAAACAATAATGTTAAAAGAATTGTTAGGTTGACTACAAATGGTGCATTGGATAGTTCATTCGTACTCACTGATTTGTTCTTTACAGGTTCGGGCTCTCCGGACCCTTCACCGGTTGTAAATGCATTGAAAGTACTTTCAAATGGAAAAATAATGTTGACAGGAACTTTCACAACGTACAATCAGAGGAACTGCTTTTTAAGAATAATGTCCGATGGAACAATTGATCCGCAATGGGGTGAAGGTATTCCTATAATCAGTTCATCATTTGGTACAGGTATCAAATGTTTTGGAATACAGAATGATAAAGCTATTATTGGAGGGGGATTTCAGAAAATTACTAGCATTTATCATAGAAGAAGGATTGCTCGCCTTGACGTTACAACTGAACCGGTACTGGATACATCATTTAATCCAGGCGAAGGATTCGGTCCAATGGATGAGTCACTTGCATCCGTAATTTATTCGATCACACTACAACCCGACGGAAAAATCATCTGTGCAGGAAAATTCACGGATTATAATGGCATTGTAGTCAATAATATTACCCGCATCGATAATGTAAACAGCGGATCGATAAACAGGCCTGCTCCCCAAGAGCCTGAAACTGAAATCGACTTCACCAACATTGACAAAGATTCTTTTGATTATTATCCAAATCCTGTTGAAAATGTCCTAACATTAACCAATACGAAAAACATCACTTCCGTAGAAGTGTACAACATGATCGGGCAAAGATTGATCGTCAAGAATGACAACAGTACGACTTCGAAAGTGGACATGTCTGCCTTGCCAAACGGCAGCTATGTAGTCAAAATGACTGCTGACGGCATGACCAAAACCGTAAAGGTACTCAAACAATAA